In Oscillatoria sp. FACHB-1407, one DNA window encodes the following:
- a CDS encoding carbon-nitrogen hydrolase family protein — protein sequence MKSYLAAAVQMNSLPDLEKNLAQAEDLIDLAVRQGAELIGLPENFSFLGDEVAKMKQAEAIAQASEKFLRTMAQRYQVTLLGGGFPVPTDGGKVNNTALLVGPNGENLARYEKVHLFDVNLPDGNTYQESQTVLAGIQLPPVHPSKELGHIGLSVCYDVRFPELYRHLSQMGAEVLFVPAAFTAYTGKDHWQVLLQARAIENTCYVVAPAQTGRHNSLRQSHGHAVIIDPWGVVLADAGDKPGVAIASIEPSRLEQVRRQMPSLKHRVFV from the coding sequence ATGAAGTCTTATCTGGCTGCTGCGGTGCAGATGAATAGTCTGCCTGATTTAGAAAAAAATTTGGCACAAGCTGAAGATCTAATTGATCTGGCTGTACGCCAGGGGGCAGAGTTAATTGGGTTGCCAGAAAACTTCTCGTTTTTAGGAGACGAAGTCGCCAAGATGAAACAGGCAGAGGCGATCGCCCAAGCCAGTGAAAAGTTTTTGCGGACAATGGCGCAACGTTACCAGGTGACGCTGTTGGGGGGCGGTTTCCCAGTGCCTACGGATGGGGGCAAAGTCAACAACACTGCCTTGTTAGTGGGTCCCAATGGGGAGAATCTGGCTCGCTACGAAAAAGTTCACCTGTTTGATGTCAACCTGCCCGATGGCAACACCTATCAGGAATCGCAAACTGTCCTGGCAGGCATCCAACTCCCTCCCGTGCATCCCTCTAAAGAGTTGGGGCACATCGGCTTGTCAGTTTGCTACGATGTCCGCTTCCCAGAACTCTACCGCCATCTCTCTCAAATGGGAGCGGAAGTTCTCTTTGTCCCCGCTGCATTTACGGCATATACCGGAAAAGACCACTGGCAGGTGCTGCTTCAGGCACGAGCGATCGAAAATACCTGCTATGTCGTCGCTCCAGCACAGACGGGACGACACAACTCGCTGCGACAGTCTCATGGTCATGCGGTCATTATTGACCCGTGGGGTGTGGTGCTGGCAGACGCAGGTGACAAACCCGGAGTGGCGATCGCCTCGATTGAGCCATCTCGACTAGAACAGGTGCGGCGACAAATGCCCTCCCTCAAACACCGAGTTTTTGTCTAG